CGCGTCCATTGACCCAGACCTCGTAATGAAGATGTGGACCGGTGGAGCGGCCGGTCGAACCCATGGCTCCAATCCTCTGGCCCACCGCCACCCGCTGACCGATGGTCACGCCGATGGCCTGCAGGTGGGCGTAGCGGGTCTTGAAGCCGCCCCCGTGGTCTATCTCAATGGTGTTGCCATATCCCGAACGCTGTCCGGTGAACGACACCACGCCAGGCGCCGTTGTATAAATCGGGACCCCAAAGCCGCCCACGAAGTCGAGGCCCGAGTGGAAGGCCGGTCGCCGGGTGAAGGGATCAAAGCGTACACCGAACCCACTGGAGGTGCCGGTGTGGTTCGTGGGCCGGGCGAAGGGCAGCTTGCCAGCGGCGTCGGCTAGGGCCGAGGCTTCGGACATGTTGGTGGCCGCGTGCTGGATGCGCACCGCGAAGCCCTCGTCGACGTCGAGCACGGCGGCGAGCGCCCGGGGATCCTTTGCCTCGATCAGGGGGCCGCCCAGCGAGCCGCCGCGCGGCGTGTAGGAGGTGGGCGTCAGGCCGGCGAGGCGGAAGGCCAGGCGCAGGCGGTCGGCCCGGCTCTTGGCGAAGTTGTCGGCCGCGTCGATCAACCGTTCCTGGCTGGCGCGGACCAGTTCGATCCGGCGCATGGGGCTGGCGCCGGCCGGCACGTGGCTGGCGCGCTGGATGGTGGGGGCGAGCGCCTGGCTCAGGCCAGGTGCGCCCTTCACGTCGGTGAGCAGCATGGCGAGCGCCGCGTGGCGCTTCTCAATGGTCAGGGCTAGGTCGTCGACAGAGCCATTGGCAGCGTTAAGCTGAGCCACGGCGCTGTTCAGCCGGGCCTGCCGGTCGGCGATCCAGCGTTCGTACTTGGCCTGGGTCCGCGCGATCTCCTGATCGGTCGCCGACAGGGCCATGGCGTTCACCATCATGGCCGCGGTGCAGATGCCCATCCACAACGCGCAGACCGCTAGCACCGAGGCGAAGGTCAGCTGTTTGCCCGTCGTCAGGACAAAGGCACGCATCTCCCCGCCGGAGCGGACATAGAGATGTCGTTCAGGGAAAAGCTCTTCCAGCGATCGGCGAAGGCGCGAAAAGCGTGACATACACACCGCGTCGGCTAGGAACTAAGTTCCGGCGATATGCGATGAGATTTTGGGAACGCGCAAGGGGCTTCGCGCCACGGGAGAGCGCAAGCCGGATAGGCCCAATTCTTAACCTGACTGGTTAACGAGCCATGAACGACCACGCTAGCTTGGCAGACAAATCAAAGGTCTGTCGGGGTTGTAAACCGGCGGCCCGCGACAATTCTACAACAGCCCTGAGACGCGAAGGTTCCCGCCGCACGCGATCCTGGCGGCCCTGCTGCGACCCGCCGCAGAGGCGCGAAAGCTTGACCTTAAAGGCTTTGCGCGGCCTTCAGCACCTCGGCGGCGTGGCCGGCGACCTTCACCTTGCGCCAGATTCGGGCAAGCTTGCCGTCCTGATCGATCAGGAAGGTGGAGCGCTCGATGCCCATATAGTTGCGGCCGTACATGCTCTTCTCCACCCACGAGCCGTAGCGCTCGATGACGGCGCCCTCGGGGTCGGAGCCCAGGGGCACTGCCAAGTCGTATTTCGCCGTAAACTTCGCGTGACTTTTAACGGAGTCCTTGGAGACCCCGATGACGGTGGCGCCCGCCTTGGCGAAGTCGGCGGCCAGGCCTGAGAATTCCTGCGCCTCCTTGGTGCAGCCCGTGGTGTCGTCCTTCGGGTAGAAATAGACCACCACGGCCTTGCCCTTGAAGTCGGACAGCCGCACGGGGCCATCGGCCCCGGCCAGTTCGAAGTCGGGGGCGGTGAAACCTTCGGTCACGTCGGTCATGGTCAGCTCCTTGAGAGGCGGGCGACAGCGCAGCCGCCGCCCGCACAGTTCATTAGACCGGCTTGATCAGCACGATCTTCTTCTTGCCAGCGCCAAGCTTGATGACGCCTTCGACGAGGTCGGCGTCTGTGAGCGTCCGGTCCCCGTCGGTCTCGGCCTTGTCGTTGACCCGCAGGCCGCCGCCCTTGGCGAGGCGCCGCGCCTCGCCGCGGGACGCAGCCAGCCCTGCATCGGTGGCCAACACGGCCAGCACGATGCCGACC
The sequence above is drawn from the Phenylobacterium glaciei genome and encodes:
- a CDS encoding M23 family metallopeptidase, encoding MCMSRFSRLRRSLEELFPERHLYVRSGGEMRAFVLTTGKQLTFASVLAVCALWMGICTAAMMVNAMALSATDQEIARTQAKYERWIADRQARLNSAVAQLNAANGSVDDLALTIEKRHAALAMLLTDVKGAPGLSQALAPTIQRASHVPAGASPMRRIELVRASQERLIDAADNFAKSRADRLRLAFRLAGLTPTSYTPRGGSLGGPLIEAKDPRALAAVLDVDEGFAVRIQHAATNMSEASALADAAGKLPFARPTNHTGTSSGFGVRFDPFTRRPAFHSGLDFVGGFGVPIYTTAPGVVSFTGQRSGYGNTIEIDHGGGFKTRYAHLQAIGVTIGQRVAVGQRIGAMGSTGRSTGPHLHYEVWVNGRAQNPDRFVKAGDYVLQNS
- a CDS encoding peroxiredoxin: MTDVTEGFTAPDFELAGADGPVRLSDFKGKAVVVYFYPKDDTTGCTKEAQEFSGLAADFAKAGATVIGVSKDSVKSHAKFTAKYDLAVPLGSDPEGAVIERYGSWVEKSMYGRNYMGIERSTFLIDQDGKLARIWRKVKVAGHAAEVLKAAQSL